A single region of the Anas platyrhynchos isolate ZD024472 breed Pekin duck chromosome 6, IASCAAS_PekinDuck_T2T, whole genome shotgun sequence genome encodes:
- the ACSL5 gene encoding long-chain-fatty-acid--CoA ligase 5 has protein sequence MIWILQVLFSPLPTPALITLIAFGVVISLWVMSRPKPVFPSVDLNKQSIGIEGGARRAAILTDNNLISYYFEDAKTLYEVFQRGLHASGNGNCLGYRKPNQPYQWLTYKQVLDRAEYLGSGLLQKGCTPSSDQFIGIFAQNRPEWIISEYACYTYSMVAVPLYDTLGPEAIVYIVNKADISVVICDKPEKAQILLKNCEHGKTPCLKTIILMDLFDKELNDRAAKVGVEILALQEVEELGRNNIRKPNPPKPEDLCIVCFTSGTTGNPKGAMLTHENVVANAAAFLKSIENTVECMPSDISISYLPLAHMFERVVQTVIYSCGAKVGFFQGDIKLLTDDMKTLKPTLFPVVPRLLNRIYDKIQSGANTPVKKILLNIGMTLKTAEVKQGITRNDSILDRIIFKKVQETMGGRVRIMVTGAAPISPSVLTFLRAALGCQIFEAYGQTECSAGCTFSMPGDWTTGHVGPPLACNIIKLDDVEEMNYYSSNNEGEVCIKGPNVFKGYLKDPEKTAEAIDKDGWLHTGDIGKWMPNGTLKIIDRKKNIFKLAQGEYIAPEKIENVYVRSAPVAQVFVHGESLRSCLIGIVVPDHETLPEFAAKLGIKGSYEDICKNSAVKKAILEDMVRLGKEAGLKSFEQVKDLYIHPELFSVENGLLTPTLKAKRAELVKLFQKQIEDLYSNMQE, from the exons ATGATCTGGATACTTCAAGTCTTGTTCTCACCGCTCCCAACACCGGCATTGATAACTCTTATTGCATTTGGGGTTGTCATCTCCCTGTGGGTGATGAGCAGGCCCAaacctgtttttccttctgttgacTTGAACAAGCAGTCGATAGGAATTGAG GGAGGAGCCAGAAGAGCTGCAATCTTGACAGATAATAACCTGATTTCTTATTACTTTGAAGATGCTAAAACCTTGTATGAAGTTTTCCAGAGAGGACTGCATGCTTCTG GAAATGGCAACTGTTTAGGCTACAGAAAACCCAACCAACCTTATCAGTGGCTGACGTACAAGCAG GTTTTGGACAGAGCTGAATACTTGGGATCAGGACTCCTGCAGAAAGGATGTACACCATCATCAGACCAATTCATTGGCATTTTTGCTCAGAATAGGCCAGAG tggaTAATTTCAGAGTATGCCTGCTACACTTACTCAATGGTTGCTGTTCCACTCTATGACACTCTGGGGCCAGAAGCTATTGTATATATTGTCAACAAAG cTGATATAAGCGTAGTGATTTGTGACAAGCCGGAGAAAGCACAGATCTTACTTAAAAACTGTGAGCATGGAAAGACCCCATGTTTGAAGACTATAATTCTTATGGATCTCTTCGATAAAGAGCTCAATGACAGAGCAGCAAAAGTGGGAGTTGAAATTCTAGCACTACAGGAGGTTGAG gagctgggaagaaacAACATCAGAAAACCAAAT CCTCCTAAGCCTGAAGATCTTTGCATTGTGTGTTTTACTAGTGGTACAACAG GTAACCCTAAAGGAGCCATGCTGACGCATGAGAATGTTGTTGCAAATGCCGCTGCCTTCCTTAAAAGCATAGAG AACACAGTTGAATGTATGCCTTCAGATATCAGCATATCCTATCTCCCCTTGGCTCACATGTTTGAGAGAGTTGTACAG ACTGTGATCTACAGCTGTGGAGCAAAAGTAGGCTTCTTCCAAGGAGACATCAAATTGCTGACAGATGACATGAAAACCTTGAAGCCAACACTATTTCCAGTTGTACCAAGACTACTCAATAGAATATATGACAAG ATACAAAGTGGTGCAAATACCccagtgaaaaaaatactgttaaataTTGGTATGACTCTGAAGACGGCTGAAGTAAAACAAGGCATAACAAGAAATGACAGCATTTTGGATCGGATAATCTTCAAAAAAGTTCAG GAGACCATGGGTGGAAGAGTGCGTATAATGGTAACGGGTGCAGCCCCTATATCTCCTTCTGTCCTGACATTTCTCAGAGCAGCATTGGGCTGTCAG ATCTTTGAAGCGTATGGCCAGACAGAATGTTCAGCTGGATGCACGTTCTCAATGCCTGGAGACTGGACAACAG GCCATGTTGGACCCCCTCTGGCTTGCAACATCATAAAATTAGATGATGTGGAAGAAATGAACTACTACTCTTCCAATAATGAAGGCGAG GTCTGCATTAAAGGACCAAACGTGTTCAAGGGTTATCTGAAAGACCCTGAGAAGACAGCAGAAGCAATTGACAAAGATGGCTGGCTTCATACTGGAGATATAGGGAAATGGATGCCA AATGGAACACTGAAGATCATTGACAGGAAGAAGAATATATTTAAACTTGCACAAGGAGAATACATTGCTCCAGAGAAGATTGAAAATGTCTATGTTAGAAGTGCTCCTGTAGCCCAAGTCTTTGTACATGGAGAAAGTTTGAGG tcttgtctAATAGGTATAGTGGTTCCTGATCATGAGACACTTCCAGAGTTTGCAGCAAAACTGGGAATAAAGGGTTCCTATGAAGATATCTGCAAAAATTCA GCAGTGAAGAAAGCTATTTTAGAAGATATGGTTAGACTGGGGAAAGAGGCTGGTCTGAAATCCTTTGAACAA gtTAAAGACCTTTACATCCACCCTGAGCTGTTCTCTGTAGAAAATGGACTCTTGACACCAACACTGAAGGCAAAGAGAGCAGAACTTGTTAAACTCTTCCAGAAGCAGATTGAGGACCTCTATTCAAATATGCAGGAATAA